From one Paramormyrops kingsleyae isolate MSU_618 chromosome 1, PKINGS_0.4, whole genome shotgun sequence genomic stretch:
- the LOC140593440 gene encoding histamine N-methyltransferase-like isoform X2 — protein MTSRMKCLALDYERFHKCFRMFLELSSEHQATHKFIHENLPDILTCIGEGKTTFDVISVGTGTGEVDLEILSQLIKVLPDVKVGCDMVEPSEPMLEKCKVMLTNQKWPKTTEYTPTNSKYLKPK, from the exons ATGACTTCACGTATGAAGTGCCTTGCATTAGACTACGAAAGGTTCCACAAGTGCTTCCGGATGTTTCTGGAATTGTCGTCGGAGCATCAAGCTACGCATAAATTCATTCATGAGAATCTTCCTGACATCCTCACATG CATTGGGGAGGGCAAGACTACCTTTGATGTTATTTCAGTTGGGACTGGTACAG GAGAGGTGGACCTGGAGATACTTTCACAGCTGATTAAGGTTTTACCAGATGTGAAGGTGGGCTGTGACATGGTGGAACCCAGTGAGCCGATGCTGGAGAAATGCAAGG tcatgctcaccaatcagaagtggcccaagacgACGGAGTATacgcccacaaacagcaaatacTTGAAACCCAAGTAA
- the LOC140593440 gene encoding histamine N-methyltransferase-like isoform X1, protein MTSRMKCLALDYERFHKCFRMFLELSSEHQATHKFIHENLPDILTCIGEGKTTFDVISVGTGTGEVDLEILSQLIKVLPDVKVGCDMVEPSEPMLEKCKELMLRTPNLENINFTWNQMTASEFEKHWRDSQRRN, encoded by the exons ATGACTTCACGTATGAAGTGCCTTGCATTAGACTACGAAAGGTTCCACAAGTGCTTCCGGATGTTTCTGGAATTGTCGTCGGAGCATCAAGCTACGCATAAATTCATTCATGAGAATCTTCCTGACATCCTCACATG CATTGGGGAGGGCAAGACTACCTTTGATGTTATTTCAGTTGGGACTGGTACAG GAGAGGTGGACCTGGAGATACTTTCACAGCTGATTAAGGTTTTACCAGATGTGAAGGTGGGCTGTGACATGGTGGAACCCAGTGAGCCGATGCTGGAGAAATGCAAGG AACTTATGTTGAGAACTCCCAACTTGGAAAACATAAACTTCACATGGAATCAGATGACTGCCTCTGAGTTTGAGAAGCACTGGAGAGACAGTCAGAGAAGAAATTAG